A window of Mucilaginibacter sp. PAMC 26640 contains these coding sequences:
- a CDS encoding acylphosphatase encodes MKHHKITVKGKVQGVSFRAGAKAVADQLGIKGWVKNLPNGDVYLEAEGDDTMMEMFVEWCQEGAEHAVVTGIEVHDGELKNYRNFEVVKKSS; translated from the coding sequence ATGAAACATCATAAAATAACGGTTAAAGGAAAAGTACAGGGCGTTTCATTCCGGGCGGGCGCAAAAGCCGTTGCCGACCAGCTGGGTATAAAAGGCTGGGTAAAAAACCTGCCCAATGGTGATGTTTACCTGGAAGCCGAAGGTGACGACACCATGATGGAAATGTTTGTGGAATGGTGCCAGGAAGGCGCCGAGCATGCCGTAGTTACCGGTATTGAAGTGCATGACGGCGAATTAAAAAACTATCGTAATTTTGAGGTAGTTAAAAAAAGTTCATAA
- a CDS encoding polysaccharide biosynthesis protein, translating to MVSRLIAFVLTPFYSRALPVASNGIFTAMYGYASIINPILAFGMETTFFRYLNKHENNKQQVYNNAFGAIIATTTVFLVFSLLLLNPIINFLQAGVVRDHSDYAFYVKCFLIILATDAFCVIPFAKIRADGRPMRYGLIKFLNVLMVLSFNLFVLFAIPYIIEHNMPGAEWFRGWYRPKWVGYVFVSNTLASILTVFLLLPEIFKLRLKFSTAMFKDMFVYSWPVLIANISFIINESLDKTMLKQMLPHADQEVGIYGMCAKIALFLSIFVQAFRLGAEPFFFSHSKNKNAGETYARIMNYFVIAVAVICLALVANINILAYIIVGKEVIGTGVHAHRNIYWSGLGVVPPLLFGYLSLGIYMNLSIWYKLSDQTKYGLYISGIGAILTIALNYLLIPKYSYMASAWISLAAYAVMMILSYLWGQKNYPIPYNIKKNLAYIFIAALLVYLSFSVFNRNIFIGNALFILFALGALYTERKELKAIFSK from the coding sequence ATGGTATCCCGGTTAATTGCATTTGTTCTTACTCCTTTTTATTCACGGGCGCTCCCGGTAGCAAGCAACGGTATATTTACCGCAATGTATGGATATGCATCTATCATCAATCCAATACTTGCGTTCGGAATGGAGACCACATTCTTCCGGTATCTTAACAAACACGAAAATAATAAACAACAGGTTTACAATAATGCATTCGGTGCAATAATCGCTACTACAACCGTCTTCCTCGTTTTTTCTTTATTGCTTTTAAACCCTATTATCAATTTTTTGCAGGCTGGCGTTGTTAGAGATCATAGTGATTATGCGTTTTATGTAAAGTGTTTTCTAATCATATTGGCAACAGATGCCTTTTGCGTAATACCATTTGCAAAGATCCGGGCCGATGGACGCCCTATGAGATACGGACTAATCAAATTTTTAAACGTTTTGATGGTCCTGTCCTTCAATTTGTTCGTTTTATTTGCAATTCCCTATATTATTGAACACAATATGCCTGGCGCGGAATGGTTCCGGGGGTGGTACAGGCCCAAATGGGTGGGCTATGTATTTGTTTCAAATACATTAGCCAGTATTTTAACGGTTTTTTTATTGTTGCCCGAGATTTTTAAATTAAGGCTAAAATTCAGCACTGCAATGTTTAAAGATATGTTCGTGTACAGCTGGCCTGTGCTGATTGCCAACATATCATTTATCATAAACGAATCGTTAGATAAAACGATGCTGAAGCAGATGCTTCCGCACGCCGATCAGGAAGTTGGTATTTACGGCATGTGTGCTAAAATTGCTTTGTTCCTTAGCATATTTGTACAGGCATTCCGCCTGGGTGCCGAACCATTCTTTTTCAGTCATTCTAAAAACAAAAATGCAGGCGAAACTTATGCCCGTATTATGAACTATTTTGTGATAGCGGTTGCCGTTATCTGCTTGGCCTTGGTTGCCAACATAAACATTTTGGCTTATATAATTGTAGGTAAAGAAGTTATCGGCACGGGCGTTCATGCACATCGAAATATCTATTGGTCGGGTTTGGGTGTCGTACCGCCATTGCTATTCGGATATTTAAGTTTGGGTATTTATATGAATTTGTCCATTTGGTATAAATTGTCCGATCAAACAAAGTATGGCCTCTATATATCAGGAATTGGAGCAATCTTAACGATTGCATTAAATTACCTGCTCATCCCTAAATACAGCTATATGGCTTCGGCATGGATTTCTTTAGCTGCCTATGCAGTGATGATGATATTGTCATATTTATGGGGACAAAAGAACTACCCTATTCCATATAACATTAAAAAGAACCTTGCATATATTTTTATCGCAGCCTTACTCGTTTACCTATCGTTTAGCGTGTTTAACCGCAATATATTTATAGGCAATGCCCTCTTTATTTTATTTGCACTGGGCGCCTTGTACACCGAAAGGAAAGAACTAAAAGCTATATTTAGCAAATAA
- a CDS encoding peptidase M23 has translation MKFFRAALVIFGVFIVSGAFAQSSADLKRQKDRLNQELEQLNREYQETASNKKVSLKQLNILKVQINLRQEKIQNINSEVRNLDNQISESNNTVHSLQSQLDQLKKEYAGMVMFAYRNQSAYNKLMFIFASKDFNQAYRRLKYLQQFGTYRERQAGYIQGTQNELHVKINELDKDKKQKNNLLTEQEKEKEELGKAKNNQVKVIVDLSKHQGELKKQQKSVQQKIAKTNREISNAIRREIEEARRKAEEEARRRAEEAARIAAARAKADAANNVPSAPVKKPVAVKRATDSEALNATPEAAKLSNDFLGNRGRLPWPVANGNLLHGFGIYTEDGIRNDNNGYEIRTASGAAVRAVFEGTVKMVKDISGTYLVIINHGEYFTSYSNLKSVNVSIGQKVNTKQNIGTVATDPSSGESEVIFILNKGSNFVNPALWLAPQN, from the coding sequence ATGAAATTTTTTAGAGCAGCTCTTGTTATTTTTGGTGTTTTTATAGTTTCCGGTGCATTTGCACAAAGCAGCGCCGACTTAAAACGCCAAAAAGATAGACTTAACCAGGAACTGGAGCAATTAAACCGCGAATACCAGGAAACCGCCAGCAATAAAAAAGTTTCGCTAAAACAACTCAACATCCTAAAAGTGCAGATCAACCTGCGCCAGGAAAAGATCCAGAACATCAACTCCGAAGTAAGAAATTTAGATAATCAAATCTCTGAGAGCAATAATACCGTACATAGCTTACAAAGCCAGCTGGACCAATTAAAAAAGGAATATGCGGGCATGGTAATGTTTGCCTATCGTAACCAAAGTGCTTACAATAAGCTTATGTTTATTTTCGCTTCTAAAGACTTTAATCAAGCCTACCGGCGTTTAAAATATTTGCAGCAATTCGGCACTTATCGCGAGCGGCAGGCAGGTTATATCCAGGGTACTCAAAATGAGCTGCACGTTAAAATAAACGAACTGGATAAGGATAAAAAGCAAAAAAATAACCTGCTTACCGAGCAGGAAAAGGAAAAAGAGGAATTAGGTAAAGCAAAGAATAACCAGGTAAAGGTTATTGTTGATTTGAGCAAACACCAGGGGGAGCTAAAAAAGCAGCAAAAATCGGTACAGCAAAAAATAGCTAAAACCAATCGCGAGATTAGTAACGCTATACGCAGGGAGATTGAAGAAGCCCGGCGCAAGGCCGAGGAAGAGGCACGCAGACGTGCAGAAGAAGCTGCCAGGATTGCTGCAGCAAGGGCCAAAGCCGACGCTGCGAATAATGTACCTTCCGCACCTGTCAAAAAACCGGTTGCAGTGAAAAGGGCAACAGATAGCGAGGCGCTGAATGCAACACCAGAAGCGGCCAAACTCTCAAACGACTTTTTGGGTAACCGAGGCCGTTTACCATGGCCGGTTGCTAACGGTAATTTACTGCACGGATTTGGTATTTATACTGAAGATGGCATTCGTAACGATAACAACGGTTATGAGATCCGTACCGCATCTGGGGCCGCCGTAAGGGCGGTATTTGAAGGTACGGTAAAAATGGTAAAAGATATAAGCGGTACTTACCTGGTTATTATTAACCATGGCGAGTATTTTACATCATACTCAAACTTAAAATCGGTTAACGTGTCTATAGGTCAAAAGGTTAACACCAAGCAAAACATTGGCACCGTGGCAACCGATCCATCAAGCGGCGAGTCTGAAGTGATATTTATTTTAAACAAGGGATCTAACTTTGTTAACCCTGCACTGTGGCTTGCACCACAAAACTAA
- a CDS encoding preprotein translocase subunit TatA translates to MGGLGAPEIILIIIAILILFGGKKIPELMKGLGKGMKEFKDAQNGENNTTATTPPAEEKPKL, encoded by the coding sequence ATGGGTGGATTAGGCGCACCAGAAATTATTCTGATCATCATCGCAATACTGATATTGTTTGGTGGTAAAAAAATTCCTGAATTGATGAAAGGTCTTGGTAAAGGCATGAAGGAATTTAAAGATGCTCAAAACGGCGAAAACAATACTACCGCAACAACACCTCCTGCAGAAGAAAAGCCGAAATTATAA
- the gatA gene encoding aspartyl/glutamyl-tRNA amidotransferase subunit A (allows the formation of correctly charged Asn-tRNA(Asn) or Gln-tRNA(Gln) through the transamidation of misacylated Asp-tRNA(Asn) or Glu-tRNA(Gln) in organisms which lack either or both of asparaginyl-tRNA or glutaminyl-tRNA synthetases; reaction takes place in the presence of glutamine and ATP through an activated phospho-Asp-tRNA(Asn) or phospho-Glu-tRNA), protein MSKNYSSYSKLKRGLQNGEVTAESIVKGYLKQIKANTRLNVFNEVFEQDALAAAENIDVRIKNGTAGKLAGMVIAIKDNICYKNHKVSASSRILKDFTSIYSSTIVERLLAQDAIIIGRCNCDEFAMGGANENSYFGPVKNFADETKVSGGSSGGSAVAVQAGMCHAAIGTDTGGSVRQPAAFCGVIGFKPSYGRISRHGIISYASSFDQVGTMTNSIEDAALLFEVMAGEDEYDSTLSHQPVPAAGNLKVDTGKKKIAYLQEALSSSGVDAEVKNTLINYIEKLRAEGHTVKAISFDYLEYLVPAYYILATAEASSNLARYDGVHYGYRSPNATDLTSTYKLSRSEGFGKEVKRRIMLGTFVLSAGYYDAYYAKAQKVRRLIKAQTLQILQEYDFLLTPTAPEPAFDIGKKEKDPVVTYLHDIFTVQASLAGLPAISLPAGNNSKGLPLGLQLLAPGFAEEKLLNFSEYFLQL, encoded by the coding sequence ATGTCTAAAAATTATTCCTCTTACAGCAAACTCAAAAGAGGGTTACAGAACGGAGAAGTTACTGCGGAAAGTATTGTAAAAGGTTATTTAAAGCAGATAAAAGCTAATACCCGTTTAAACGTATTTAATGAAGTATTTGAGCAGGATGCTTTGGCAGCTGCAGAAAATATTGATGTGCGTATTAAAAATGGTACGGCCGGCAAACTCGCTGGTATGGTTATCGCCATTAAGGACAACATTTGTTATAAAAACCATAAGGTGAGCGCATCCTCGCGCATTTTAAAAGATTTCACCTCTATTTATTCATCCACCATTGTTGAGCGCCTATTGGCTCAGGATGCTATTATAATTGGCCGCTGCAACTGCGATGAATTTGCAATGGGCGGGGCTAATGAAAACTCTTACTTTGGCCCGGTAAAAAACTTTGCCGACGAAACAAAAGTTTCGGGTGGCTCATCAGGTGGTTCGGCTGTTGCCGTGCAGGCTGGCATGTGCCATGCAGCCATTGGTACTGATACCGGCGGCTCGGTAAGGCAGCCCGCTGCTTTTTGCGGGGTAATTGGTTTTAAACCCAGCTATGGCAGAATCTCGCGCCATGGCATCATTTCCTACGCTTCATCGTTTGACCAGGTGGGTACGATGACTAATTCTATTGAAGATGCAGCCCTGTTATTTGAAGTAATGGCCGGGGAAGACGAGTACGATAGTACCTTATCACATCAACCCGTTCCTGCTGCCGGCAACCTGAAAGTTGATACCGGCAAAAAAAAGATCGCCTATTTACAGGAAGCGCTATCCAGCTCAGGCGTGGATGCAGAAGTGAAGAACACACTGATTAATTATATTGAAAAATTGCGCGCCGAAGGGCACACCGTTAAGGCAATTTCCTTTGATTACCTGGAATACCTGGTACCCGCTTATTATATTTTAGCAACTGCAGAGGCATCATCCAATTTGGCCCGCTATGATGGGGTGCATTATGGTTACCGGAGCCCCAACGCAACCGATTTAACCTCTACCTATAAGCTTTCCCGCTCTGAAGGGTTTGGTAAAGAAGTTAAGCGACGCATTATGCTGGGCACTTTTGTGTTAAGCGCCGGTTATTATGACGCCTATTACGCCAAAGCCCAAAAGGTGCGCAGACTCATTAAGGCCCAAACCCTGCAAATATTACAGGAATACGATTTTCTGCTTACCCCAACCGCTCCTGAGCCTGCGTTTGATATCGGCAAAAAAGAAAAGGACCCGGTGGTTACCTATCTGCACGATATTTTTACGGTACAGGCATCGCTTGCAGGTTTACCGGCCATTTCACTTCCGGCAGGCAATAACAGCAAAGGTTTGCCGTTAGGATTGCAGCTATTGGCTCCCGGATTTGCCGAAGAAAAACTATTGAATTTTTCCGAATATTTCCTCCAGCTATAG
- a CDS encoding malic enzyme (NADP-dependent; catalyzes the oxidative decarboxylation of malate to form pyruvate; decarboxylates oxaloacetate): MNKQNRKQDALNYHAKGRPGKIQVVPTKPTNSQRDLTLAYSPGVAEPCLRIAENVDDVYKYTAKGNLVAVISNGTAVLGLGNIGPEASKPVMEGKGLLFKIYADIDVFDLEVNAKSVDDFVNIVKALEPTFGGVNLEDISAPTCFEIERRLKAEMNIPVMHDDQHGTAIISGAALMNACEIQGKKLDKIKLVVNGAGAAAVSCSKMYLSLGVKRENLVMFDINGVLDKSRTDLDEIRMEFATDRTDVKTLSDAMRNADVFVGLSAGNVVTPAMLVTMAKNPVVFAMANPEPEINYDLAIGARKDIIMATGRSDFPNQVNNVLGFPYIFRGALDVRATAINEEMKIAAVKAIAEMAKKPVPEAVNLAYNITNLKFGRDYIIPKPMDQRLITEVSSAVARAAIESGVARKIITDWDAYNEELLSRLGTDNKLMRDITNKAKQSPKRVVFAEADTYKILRAAQIVKDEGIATPILLGNIEKIKQIMRENELDLGDVQMIDTRDECDRKHDFAEYLFKKRQRRGITLLEAKKLVTDRNYYGACMVQFGEADALISGLTKNYVDTIKPALQIIGTEEGVNRVAGMYLMLTQKGPVFFGDTTVNINPTVQELVDITVLVEKAVSYFIPKPRVALLSYSNFGSNKGEIPEKSAEAVRILHEKYPNMVVDGEMQANFALNPELLKDNFEFSTLNGKPANTLIFPGLASGNIAYKLLQEIGGAEAVGPILLGLKKPVHVLQLGSSVREIVNMVTIAVLDAQEKARTQAAVKKVKVK, encoded by the coding sequence ATGAACAAACAAAATCGTAAACAGGACGCCTTAAACTATCACGCTAAAGGCCGCCCGGGTAAAATACAGGTGGTGCCCACCAAACCTACCAATTCTCAGCGCGATCTTACTTTAGCATACTCGCCTGGCGTTGCAGAACCCTGCCTCCGTATTGCCGAAAATGTTGATGATGTTTATAAATACACCGCAAAAGGCAACCTGGTAGCGGTGATCAGTAATGGTACTGCCGTACTGGGCTTGGGTAATATTGGCCCTGAAGCCAGCAAGCCGGTAATGGAAGGTAAAGGACTGCTGTTCAAGATCTATGCAGATATCGACGTGTTCGATTTAGAAGTGAATGCCAAAAGTGTTGACGACTTTGTAAATATTGTAAAAGCCCTGGAGCCAACCTTTGGCGGGGTAAATCTCGAGGATATTTCTGCTCCTACTTGTTTTGAGATCGAGCGCAGGCTAAAAGCTGAAATGAACATCCCGGTAATGCACGATGATCAGCACGGCACGGCCATTATTTCCGGCGCTGCGTTGATGAATGCCTGCGAGATCCAGGGCAAGAAACTTGATAAGATTAAACTGGTAGTGAATGGAGCAGGTGCCGCTGCCGTCTCCTGCTCAAAAATGTACCTCTCACTTGGGGTTAAAAGAGAAAACCTGGTGATGTTTGACATTAATGGAGTGCTGGATAAAAGCCGTACCGACCTGGACGAGATTCGCATGGAGTTTGCTACCGATCGTACGGATGTGAAAACTTTGAGCGATGCGATGAGAAATGCCGACGTATTTGTGGGCCTTTCTGCGGGGAACGTTGTTACGCCAGCGATGCTGGTAACTATGGCTAAAAACCCTGTTGTGTTTGCCATGGCCAATCCCGAACCGGAGATCAATTATGATTTGGCCATTGGCGCCCGCAAGGATATAATCATGGCTACCGGCCGGTCGGATTTTCCTAACCAGGTAAATAATGTACTGGGCTTTCCGTATATTTTCCGTGGTGCGCTGGATGTACGTGCAACCGCCATCAACGAAGAGATGAAAATTGCTGCCGTGAAAGCGATAGCCGAAATGGCGAAAAAGCCGGTACCCGAGGCTGTTAATTTAGCCTATAACATCACCAACCTTAAATTTGGAAGGGATTATATCATCCCTAAACCAATGGACCAACGGTTAATTACCGAGGTATCATCCGCAGTAGCAAGGGCGGCCATTGAATCTGGCGTGGCCCGCAAGATCATTACCGATTGGGATGCCTATAATGAAGAATTGTTATCGCGACTTGGAACCGATAACAAGCTGATGCGTGATATCACCAATAAAGCCAAACAAAGCCCTAAACGGGTGGTGTTTGCCGAGGCTGATACCTATAAGATACTCCGCGCAGCGCAAATTGTAAAAGACGAGGGTATTGCAACCCCTATCCTGCTGGGTAATATAGAAAAGATCAAACAGATCATGCGGGAAAACGAACTGGATCTGGGTGATGTGCAAATGATAGATACCCGCGATGAGTGCGACCGCAAGCATGATTTTGCCGAATACCTGTTTAAAAAACGCCAGCGCCGCGGTATTACTCTGCTGGAGGCTAAAAAACTGGTAACTGACCGTAATTATTACGGCGCATGTATGGTGCAGTTTGGCGAGGCTGATGCATTAATTTCGGGGCTCACCAAAAATTACGTTGACACGATTAAACCGGCCTTACAGATCATCGGTACCGAAGAGGGTGTAAACCGCGTTGCCGGGATGTACCTGATGCTGACGCAAAAAGGGCCCGTATTTTTTGGTGACACTACCGTAAACATTAATCCAACCGTGCAAGAACTCGTGGATATTACAGTCTTGGTAGAAAAAGCGGTATCCTATTTTATTCCTAAGCCACGTGTGGCCTTATTATCCTACTCCAATTTTGGATCGAATAAGGGAGAGATACCCGAGAAATCTGCTGAAGCAGTACGCATTCTGCACGAGAAATATCCCAACATGGTTGTGGATGGCGAAATGCAGGCCAACTTTGCGCTTAACCCCGAATTATTGAAGGATAATTTCGAGTTTTCTACGCTAAACGGTAAACCCGCAAACACACTGATCTTCCCGGGGCTGGCATCCGGTAACATCGCTTATAAATTACTACAGGAGATTGGCGGTGCCGAGGCGGTAGGCCCCATTTTGCTGGGCCTGAAAAAACCTGTACACGTATTGCAGCTTGGTAGTTCGGTACGGGAAATTGTAAACATGGTCACCATTGCCGTACTTGATGCACAAGAAAAAGCCCGTACACAGGCTGCCGTTAAAAAAGTAAAAGTTAAATAG
- a CDS encoding Holliday junction ATP-dependent DNA helicase RuvA, whose product MYDYIDGRLAFKSPAHVVIDAGGVGYHLNISLNTFSRLGDTERVKLYVWLHVKEDAHTLYGFADEGERRLFLHLVSISGIGPNTGRMMLSSITPAEIQAAIVQGNVTLIQRIKGIGPKSAQRIILELQDKLKKEGPDTLTTMPALKTVKDEALSALVMLGFAKNVAEKVLDQQIDKNTGVLTVEQLIKFALKSL is encoded by the coding sequence ATGTACGATTATATTGATGGCCGACTTGCCTTTAAAAGCCCCGCGCACGTTGTTATTGATGCCGGCGGAGTTGGCTATCATCTCAACATATCGTTGAATACTTTTTCCCGCCTTGGCGATACTGAAAGGGTTAAATTGTACGTTTGGTTGCATGTGAAGGAAGATGCGCACACTTTATACGGCTTTGCCGATGAAGGCGAGCGGCGGTTATTTCTTCACCTGGTATCCATTTCGGGTATAGGCCCAAATACAGGGAGGATGATGCTATCCAGCATTACTCCTGCCGAAATCCAGGCTGCCATTGTTCAGGGTAACGTAACTTTAATTCAACGGATAAAGGGCATCGGTCCCAAATCTGCACAACGTATTATTTTAGAACTTCAGGATAAACTGAAGAAAGAGGGACCGGACACTTTAACAACAATGCCGGCGCTAAAAACGGTGAAGGACGAAGCGCTATCGGCATTAGTTATGCTTGGGTTTGCCAAAAATGTTGCAGAAAAAGTACTGGACCAGCAAATTGACAAAAACACCGGCGTTTTAACTGTAGAACAATTAATTAAATTTGCGTTAAAAAGCTTATAA